One region of Catenuloplanes indicus genomic DNA includes:
- a CDS encoding SitI3 family protein, with protein MGIEYRLTLAGAVPADEVAMRAMPEVADRPVGSPALLSADLYDSHGFFFTIVPRKRGSVAAEADDGMWTWDLSENVMVSFDMDKFDEAEQGERALAAMLVVVGRVLGSGDEDAALTLNGDVLLLTRLGGVTAKHSRAAWWEHHAAIGDIIQG; from the coding sequence ATGGGAATCGAGTATCGGCTGACCTTGGCCGGAGCCGTCCCCGCCGATGAGGTGGCGATGCGGGCGATGCCGGAGGTGGCGGACCGGCCGGTCGGCAGTCCGGCGTTGCTGTCGGCGGATCTGTACGACAGCCACGGCTTCTTCTTCACCATCGTGCCGAGGAAACGCGGTTCGGTGGCCGCGGAGGCCGACGACGGCATGTGGACGTGGGATCTCTCGGAGAACGTCATGGTCAGCTTCGACATGGACAAGTTCGACGAGGCTGAGCAGGGCGAGCGTGCGCTCGCCGCCATGCTGGTGGTGGTGGGCCGGGTGCTGGGCAGCGGTGATGAGGATGCCGCGTTGACGCTGAACGGCGATGTGCTGCTGCTGACCCGGCTCGGCGGCGTCACGGCGAAGCACAGCCGTGCCGCGTGGTGGGAGCACCACGCCGCCATCGGGGACATCATTCAGGGCTGA
- a CDS encoding class I SAM-dependent methyltransferase — translation MAEWRADAARLTAHAADILEVATGPGHLAVELAGRACVATLDTSHTFAAMVGERAAAHCVTVDSRQGDAATMPFADASFDLIICQAAFTNVFRPVGALNEMHRVLRPGGVAMIEDLDPRATRARIAAQVGPMRLTGGKALYTRVTLGWLRRRAHTPEQLTGLARRSEFTNIHIERYGTIGLRLTLKWETA, via the coding sequence CTGGCCGAGTGGCGGGCGGACGCGGCGCGGCTGACCGCGCACGCGGCCGACATTCTCGAGGTGGCGACCGGCCCGGGTCATCTCGCGGTCGAGCTGGCCGGCCGGGCGTGCGTCGCCACGCTGGACACCAGTCACACGTTCGCCGCGATGGTCGGCGAGCGGGCGGCGGCGCACTGCGTGACCGTCGACTCCCGGCAGGGTGACGCGGCCACGATGCCGTTCGCGGACGCGTCCTTCGACCTGATCATCTGTCAGGCCGCGTTCACGAACGTCTTCCGTCCGGTCGGCGCGCTGAACGAGATGCACCGCGTGCTGCGGCCCGGTGGCGTGGCGATGATCGAGGACCTGGACCCGCGGGCCACCCGCGCGCGGATCGCGGCGCAGGTCGGCCCGATGCGGCTGACCGGCGGCAAGGCGCTGTACACCCGGGTGACGCTGGGCTGGCTGCGCCGCCGGGCGCACACGCCGGAGCAGCTGACCGGGCTGGCGCGGCGGAGCGAATTCACGAACATCCACATCGAACGGTACGGCACGATCGGGCTACGGCTGACCCTGAAGTGGGAAACGGCGTAA
- a CDS encoding LamG-like jellyroll fold domain-containing protein, protein MSQRLPRRTLLQTAVAAPAAGLVAGSVLDAAPAQAGSGKFDVDSPRFSIAVLPDTQYLFDEDASDPEPLRATFAYLREARKDGNVAFMTHLGDVTEHGSEHEIELASKTFKELDGKVPYSVLAGNHDINGGTTADTRGDSAYLRAFNPKRFAKAPTFGGASPDGYNSYHVLKAGGRQWLILALDWRISDAGVAWAQSVLDEHRTLPAIVTTHDLAYADDNGTAYLSSYGQTLWDKLIRRNDQIFLTLNGHYWPPGRTVLKNDAGHDVHVHITNYQDRYYGGAGMIRLYAFDLARGVIDVSTIAPWFLAKDPAKRTALEEETIELTGPVDRFSLPIDFDARFAGFAPIVPPASRPASAVVLRDTVAYWRFDNLGLTDGATVANGTVVRDLAKRGNDLTVASIGAGAPLLLSADHHLGAPAHASIRFNGGKSPDRGAILATGPSAPLNSLTFERGYTIEAFIKLPAPFEGDHAWMGILSWQGRSGDAGKTSGWSQDEPTCSLNLSGERFLQYVVYPNDRDADPTSWSHALPVGRWMHVAVVNDGRRTTIYIDGSKIARNPTQPSRGIATLGKPFTIGATQFAERFGQGFYGWIGDVRITARALPTRDFLTSTF, encoded by the coding sequence ATGTCCCAGCGCCTGCCACGCCGCACGTTGCTGCAGACCGCGGTCGCCGCACCGGCCGCCGGGCTCGTCGCCGGCAGCGTGCTCGACGCCGCGCCCGCCCAGGCCGGCAGCGGAAAGTTCGACGTGGACAGCCCGCGCTTCTCGATCGCGGTGCTGCCGGACACGCAGTACCTCTTCGACGAGGACGCGTCCGACCCGGAGCCGCTGCGGGCCACGTTCGCGTACCTCCGCGAGGCCCGCAAGGACGGCAACGTCGCGTTCATGACCCACCTCGGCGACGTCACCGAGCACGGCAGCGAGCACGAGATCGAGCTGGCGTCGAAGACGTTCAAGGAGCTGGACGGCAAGGTCCCGTACAGCGTGCTGGCCGGCAACCACGACATCAACGGCGGCACCACGGCCGACACCCGCGGCGACTCCGCGTACCTGCGGGCGTTCAACCCGAAGCGGTTCGCGAAGGCGCCCACGTTCGGCGGCGCGTCCCCGGACGGCTACAACAGCTACCACGTGCTCAAGGCCGGCGGCCGCCAGTGGCTGATCCTGGCGCTGGACTGGCGGATCTCCGACGCCGGTGTCGCCTGGGCGCAGTCCGTGCTGGACGAGCACCGGACACTGCCCGCGATCGTCACCACGCACGACCTGGCCTACGCGGACGACAACGGCACCGCGTACCTCTCCTCCTACGGCCAGACGCTGTGGGACAAGCTGATCCGGCGCAACGACCAGATCTTCCTGACGCTGAACGGCCACTACTGGCCGCCCGGCCGTACCGTGCTGAAGAACGACGCCGGTCACGACGTGCACGTGCACATCACCAACTACCAGGACCGCTACTACGGCGGCGCCGGGATGATCCGCCTGTACGCGTTCGACCTGGCCCGCGGCGTGATCGACGTGTCCACGATCGCCCCGTGGTTCCTGGCCAAGGACCCGGCGAAGCGGACCGCGCTGGAGGAGGAGACGATCGAACTGACCGGCCCGGTCGACCGCTTCTCCCTGCCGATCGACTTCGACGCGCGGTTCGCCGGCTTCGCCCCGATCGTGCCACCCGCGTCCCGCCCGGCCTCCGCCGTGGTGCTGCGCGACACCGTCGCCTACTGGCGCTTCGACAACCTGGGCCTCACCGACGGCGCCACGGTCGCGAACGGCACGGTGGTCCGCGACCTGGCCAAGCGCGGCAACGACCTGACCGTCGCGTCGATCGGCGCCGGCGCACCGCTGCTGCTCTCCGCCGACCACCACCTCGGCGCGCCCGCACACGCGAGCATCCGCTTCAACGGCGGCAAGTCCCCCGACCGCGGCGCCATCCTCGCCACCGGCCCGTCCGCGCCGCTGAACTCCCTGACGTTCGAACGCGGTTACACCATCGAGGCGTTCATCAAACTCCCCGCGCCGTTCGAGGGCGACCACGCGTGGATGGGAATCCTGAGCTGGCAGGGCCGGTCCGGCGACGCCGGTAAGACCAGCGGCTGGTCCCAGGACGAACCGACCTGCAGCCTCAACCTCTCCGGCGAGCGCTTCCTCCAGTACGTGGTCTACCCGAACGACCGCGACGCCGACCCCACCTCGTGGAGCCACGCCCTCCCGGTCGGCCGCTGGATGCACGTCGCCGTGGTCAACGACGGCCGCCGCACCACCATCTACATCGACGGCTCGAAGATCGCCCGTAACCCCACCCAGCCGTCGCGCGGCATTGCCACGCTCGGCAAGCCCTTCACCATCGGCGCCACCCAGTTCGCCGAACGCTTCGGCCAGGGCTTCTACGGCTGGATCGGCGACGTCCGCATCACCGCCCGTGCTCTCCCCACCCGTGACTTCCTGACCAGCACGTTCTAG
- a CDS encoding 3-hydroxyacyl-CoA dehydrogenase NAD-binding domain-containing protein yields MIRWDREDDGIVVLTLNDPTRAANTMTEAYVRSMAETVTRLEAERDSITGVVLVSAKKSFFAGGDLDSLRTPGPDQGAASFARAATVKAQFRRLETLGRPVVAALNGSALGGGLELALACHHRIAVDDPKLEVGFPEVTLGLLPGAGGVVRTVRMLGLATALTQVLLRGQRHRAAAARDLGLISALVPSVADLLPAAREWIRANPGATQPWDVKGYKIPGGTPSTPALAAMLPAFPATLRKELKNAPYPAPRNILAAAVEGAQVDLDTAFTIENRYFVELVTGQIAKNMIGAFFFDLNAANARDIGDVPPFQRVGVLGAGMMGAAIAYVCAKAGLDVVLKDVSMAAATRGLGYSQRLVAEAVQRGRLTEAAGTELLSRISPADDPAALTGVHVVIEAVYEDPALKHKVFAEIEELVAPDALLCSNTSTLPITMLAEGVRRQADFAGLHFFSPVDRMPLVEVIRGAHTSDETLRRALAVVRRLRKTPIVVNDSRGFFTSRVIGTFTNEGVAMLAEGVPAPSIEQASSQAGYPAPVLQLMDELTLTLPQKIRKETAAAAGDAWVPHPADAVIDHLVDAGRPGRSGGAGFYDYEDGRRTRLWPGLAAFAKRESAIPFEDLKERLLFIEAVESVKCLDEGVLTSVADANIGSILGIGYPGWTGGVLQYINQYPGGLPGFITRANQLADRYGPRFTPPPLLLRKAERGERFE; encoded by the coding sequence ATGATCCGCTGGGACCGCGAGGACGACGGCATCGTCGTGCTCACGCTGAACGACCCGACGCGCGCCGCCAACACCATGACCGAGGCCTACGTGCGGAGCATGGCGGAGACCGTCACCCGGCTGGAGGCGGAACGCGACTCGATCACCGGCGTGGTCCTCGTGTCCGCGAAGAAGTCGTTCTTCGCCGGTGGCGACCTCGATTCGCTCCGCACGCCCGGGCCGGACCAGGGCGCCGCGTCGTTCGCCCGGGCCGCGACCGTCAAGGCACAGTTCCGCCGGCTGGAGACGCTCGGCCGGCCGGTGGTCGCCGCGCTCAACGGGTCCGCGCTGGGCGGCGGGCTGGAGCTGGCGCTCGCCTGCCACCACCGGATCGCGGTCGACGACCCGAAGCTGGAGGTCGGTTTCCCCGAGGTGACGCTGGGCCTGCTCCCCGGCGCCGGTGGCGTGGTCCGCACCGTGCGCATGCTGGGCCTGGCCACCGCGCTCACCCAGGTGCTGCTGCGCGGTCAGCGGCACCGCGCCGCCGCGGCCCGCGATCTCGGCCTGATCTCCGCGCTCGTCCCGTCCGTCGCCGACCTGCTGCCGGCCGCCCGGGAGTGGATCCGGGCGAACCCCGGCGCCACCCAGCCGTGGGACGTCAAGGGCTACAAGATTCCAGGGGGTACGCCGTCCACGCCCGCGCTGGCCGCGATGCTGCCCGCGTTCCCGGCCACCCTGCGCAAGGAGCTGAAGAACGCGCCGTACCCGGCACCTCGCAACATCCTCGCGGCCGCGGTCGAGGGCGCGCAGGTCGACCTCGACACCGCGTTCACGATCGAGAACCGGTACTTCGTGGAGCTGGTCACCGGCCAGATCGCGAAGAACATGATCGGCGCGTTCTTCTTCGACCTGAACGCGGCGAACGCGCGCGACATCGGCGACGTCCCGCCGTTCCAGCGGGTCGGCGTGCTCGGCGCCGGCATGATGGGCGCCGCGATCGCGTACGTCTGCGCCAAGGCCGGGCTCGACGTGGTGCTCAAGGACGTGTCCATGGCGGCCGCCACCCGCGGCCTCGGCTACTCGCAACGCCTGGTCGCCGAGGCCGTGCAGCGCGGCCGGCTCACCGAGGCGGCCGGCACCGAGCTGCTCTCCCGCATCTCCCCCGCCGACGACCCGGCCGCGCTGACCGGCGTCCACGTGGTGATCGAGGCGGTCTACGAGGACCCGGCGCTCAAGCACAAGGTCTTCGCCGAGATCGAGGAGCTGGTCGCGCCGGACGCACTGCTCTGCTCGAACACGTCGACACTGCCGATCACGATGCTGGCCGAGGGCGTCCGCCGCCAGGCGGACTTCGCCGGGCTGCACTTCTTCTCCCCGGTCGACAGGATGCCGCTGGTCGAGGTGATCCGCGGCGCGCACACCAGCGACGAGACGCTGCGCCGCGCGCTCGCGGTCGTCCGCCGCCTCCGCAAGACGCCGATCGTGGTCAACGACAGCCGCGGCTTCTTCACCAGCCGGGTGATCGGCACGTTCACCAACGAGGGCGTCGCCATGCTCGCCGAGGGCGTGCCCGCGCCGTCCATCGAACAGGCCAGCAGCCAGGCCGGCTACCCCGCACCGGTGCTCCAGCTGATGGACGAGCTGACGCTCACGCTTCCCCAGAAGATCCGCAAGGAGACCGCCGCGGCCGCCGGCGACGCCTGGGTCCCGCACCCCGCCGACGCCGTCATCGACCACCTCGTCGACGCCGGCCGCCCCGGCCGCTCCGGCGGTGCCGGCTTCTACGACTACGAGGACGGCAGGCGCACCCGCCTCTGGCCCGGCCTGGCCGCGTTCGCGAAGCGCGAGTCCGCGATCCCGTTCGAGGACCTCAAGGAACGCCTGCTCTTCATCGAGGCCGTCGAGTCCGTCAAATGCCTCGACGAGGGCGTCCTCACCTCGGTCGCCGACGCCAACATCGGCTCCATCCTCGGCATCGGCTACCCCGGCTGGACCGGCGGCGTGCTCCAGTACATCAACCAGTACCCCGGCGGCCTCCCCGGCTTCATCACCCGCGCGAACCAGCTCGCCGACCGCTACGGTCCCCGCTTCACACCCCCACCGCTGCTCCTGCGCAAGGCGGAGCGGGGCGAGCGCTTCGAGTAG
- a CDS encoding RNA polymerase sigma factor, giving the protein MTRFSGEDLLRDLAPQVLGVLTRRFGDFAAAEDAVQEAMLAAFRQWPDEGLPANPRGWLIQVAHRRFIEQIRSDGARRRREMSVFALSDPLVDAVAETRDDTLEMLFLCCHPALSPASAVALTLRAVGGLTTAEIARAFLVPEATMAQRISRAKRTVAAGFARPGDLSAVLQVLCLIFNEGHTSSAGPSLLRVELSAEAIRLARAVRALRPDSAETGGLLALMLLTEARAPARTGPVGELVPLAAQDRSRWDAAAIAEGIALVHEVLPRGPVGPYQVQAAIAALHDEAPTADETDWPQILALYGVLERLTPSPVVTLNRAVARAMVDGPAAGLAMLDALAEDPLLARGHRLPAARAHLLEMAGSVTEAIADYRLAAARTASVPERNYLTLRAARLAE; this is encoded by the coding sequence GTGACCCGTTTCTCCGGGGAGGACCTGCTGCGCGATCTCGCGCCGCAGGTCCTCGGCGTGCTCACCCGCCGGTTCGGCGACTTCGCGGCGGCCGAGGACGCGGTGCAGGAGGCGATGTTGGCCGCGTTCCGGCAGTGGCCGGACGAGGGCCTGCCGGCCAATCCGCGCGGGTGGCTCATCCAGGTCGCGCACCGGCGGTTCATCGAGCAGATCCGCAGCGACGGTGCGCGCCGCCGGCGCGAGATGTCGGTCTTCGCGCTGAGCGACCCCCTGGTGGATGCCGTCGCGGAGACCCGGGACGACACACTGGAGATGCTGTTCCTCTGCTGCCATCCGGCGCTGTCCCCGGCGTCCGCGGTCGCGCTGACGCTGCGCGCGGTCGGCGGGCTGACCACGGCGGAGATCGCCCGCGCGTTCCTGGTGCCGGAGGCGACGATGGCGCAGCGGATCAGCCGGGCGAAGCGAACCGTGGCCGCCGGGTTCGCCCGGCCCGGTGACCTCTCGGCCGTACTCCAGGTGCTGTGTCTGATCTTCAATGAGGGACACACCAGCTCGGCCGGGCCGTCGCTGCTGCGGGTGGAGCTGTCCGCCGAGGCGATCCGGCTGGCCCGGGCCGTGCGCGCACTGCGCCCGGACTCCGCGGAGACCGGCGGGCTGCTCGCACTGATGCTGCTGACCGAGGCGCGGGCGCCGGCGCGGACCGGGCCGGTCGGTGAGCTGGTGCCGCTGGCCGCGCAGGACCGGTCGCGGTGGGACGCGGCCGCGATCGCGGAGGGAATCGCGCTGGTGCACGAGGTGCTGCCGCGCGGGCCGGTCGGGCCGTACCAGGTGCAGGCCGCGATCGCGGCGCTGCACGACGAGGCACCGACCGCGGACGAGACCGACTGGCCGCAGATCCTGGCACTGTACGGCGTCCTGGAGCGCCTGACGCCGAGCCCGGTGGTGACGCTGAACCGGGCGGTGGCGCGGGCGATGGTGGACGGGCCGGCCGCGGGGCTGGCGATGCTGGACGCGCTCGCGGAGGATCCGCTGTTGGCCCGCGGGCACCGGCTGCCCGCGGCCCGGGCGCACCTGCTGGAGATGGCCGGGTCCGTCACCGAGGCGATCGCGGACTATCGGCTGGCGGCGGCGCGGACGGCCAGCGTGCCGGAGCGGAACTACCTCACGCTGCGTGCTGCCCGGCTCGCCGAATGA
- a CDS encoding glycoside hydrolase family 19 protein, with translation MKLRVVATVLAIAGAGTAAAILPMTMASAAECASPYSASAVYWGGSTASFGGHNWKAKWWTQGEQPSAAGTGVWEDQGSCGGGSSSGGGTTAACNHPAWHAGKAYVTGNIVKYTDGKSYIAEHDNPGYDPIISTWFWEPYTCSGGGGTVPTPPAPTGGTNPSGFVVSEAQFNQMFPARNQFYTYAGLVQALSAYPAFAGTGSDTVRRQEAAAFLANINHETGGLVHIVEQNTANYPHYCDAGQPYGCPAGQAAYYGRGPIQLSWNFNYKAAGDALGIDLLRNPNLVQNDAAVAWKTGIWYWMTQTGPGTMTGHDAMVNGRGFGESIRSINGAIECNGGNPAQVQSRVAAYQKFAGILGVTPGANLSC, from the coding sequence GTGAAGCTTCGAGTCGTCGCTACGGTACTGGCGATCGCGGGGGCGGGTACCGCCGCCGCGATCCTGCCGATGACCATGGCCTCGGCGGCCGAGTGCGCCAGCCCGTACAGCGCGTCCGCGGTGTACTGGGGCGGCAGCACGGCGTCGTTCGGCGGGCACAACTGGAAGGCCAAGTGGTGGACGCAGGGTGAGCAGCCGAGCGCGGCCGGGACCGGGGTCTGGGAGGACCAGGGGTCGTGCGGCGGCGGTTCGTCCTCGGGCGGGGGTACCACCGCGGCCTGTAATCACCCGGCGTGGCATGCCGGTAAGGCGTATGTGACCGGAAATATCGTGAAGTACACGGACGGTAAGTCCTACATAGCCGAGCACGACAATCCGGGGTACGACCCGATCATCAGCACCTGGTTCTGGGAGCCGTACACCTGCTCCGGTGGCGGCGGCACCGTCCCCACCCCGCCGGCGCCGACCGGCGGGACCAACCCGTCCGGGTTCGTGGTCTCCGAGGCGCAGTTCAACCAGATGTTCCCGGCGCGGAACCAGTTCTACACGTACGCGGGTCTGGTGCAGGCGCTCTCCGCGTACCCGGCGTTCGCCGGCACCGGCAGTGACACCGTGCGCCGGCAGGAGGCCGCCGCGTTCCTCGCCAACATCAACCACGAGACCGGCGGGCTGGTGCACATCGTCGAGCAGAACACCGCGAACTATCCGCACTACTGCGACGCCGGCCAGCCGTACGGGTGCCCGGCCGGCCAGGCCGCGTACTACGGTCGCGGGCCGATCCAGCTGAGCTGGAACTTCAACTACAAGGCCGCGGGTGACGCGCTCGGCATCGACCTGCTGCGCAACCCGAACCTGGTGCAGAACGACGCGGCCGTGGCCTGGAAGACCGGCATCTGGTACTGGATGACGCAGACCGGCCCCGGCACGATGACCGGCCACGACGCGATGGTGAACGGGCGTGGCTTCGGCGAGTCGATCCGCAGCATCAACGGCGCGATCGAGTGCAACGGGGGCAACCCGGCGCAGGTGCAGAGCCGGGTCGCGGCGTATCAGAAGTTCGCCGGAATCCTCGGCGTGACGCCGGGCGCGAACCTCAGCTGCTGA
- a CDS encoding YciI family protein, giving the protein MLMMQFSQASADFPQISTWKPEEIERHIAFMGEVNATLTASGEWVSGEGLADPAELKIVRSDANGTPVVTEGPFPETKEFLAGYWIVDVETPARALELAAYVSSAPGPEGRPLHMPIEVRQIMEAPTPDAW; this is encoded by the coding sequence ATGCTGATGATGCAGTTCTCCCAGGCGAGCGCGGACTTCCCGCAGATCTCCACGTGGAAGCCGGAGGAGATCGAGCGGCACATCGCGTTCATGGGGGAGGTGAACGCGACGCTGACCGCGTCCGGCGAGTGGGTCTCCGGTGAAGGGCTGGCCGACCCGGCCGAGCTGAAGATCGTCCGGTCGGACGCGAACGGCACGCCGGTGGTGACCGAGGGGCCGTTCCCGGAGACGAAGGAGTTCCTGGCCGGCTACTGGATCGTGGACGTGGAGACGCCGGCCCGCGCGCTGGAGCTGGCCGCGTACGTGTCGAGCGCGCCCGGCCCGGAGGGCAGGCCGCTGCACATGCCGATCGAGGTGCGCCAGATCATGGAGGCGCCGACGCCGGACGCCTGGTGA
- a CDS encoding DNA gyrase/topoisomerase IV subunit A translates to MARRKDSKSAKVDLSAFDAAGARIIDNPLTTEVEDSYLEYAFSVIHSRALPDARDGLKPVHRRILFSMYEQGYRPDRGHVKSARVVGDVMGKYHPHGDVAIYDAMVRLAQDFSLNVPLIDGHGNFGSPDDGPAAARYTEARMSGEAMLLVGELGEGTVDFVPNYDGSLEQPSVLPAAFPNLLVNGTSGIAVGMATNMIPHNLGEVVTAARWLINHPDADLDKLMTFVPGPDLPTGGLLLGLDEVRKAYETGRGVVRMRAKVQIGPLEGSRGRQAITVTELPYGIGSEKVIEKITDEVNKTRRLQGIADVKDLTDRENGTRLVIECKVGVNPQALLADLYRLTPLEQSFGVNNLVLVDGQPQTLGLKALLEVFLRHRYEVVTRRTVFRRTKRQERLHLVDGLLIALLDIDRVVALIRSSDDAASAKDGLMEQFGLSEIQASYILDTPLRRLTRFDRLELESEQERLNSEIAALSRILDDEKVLRKVVSDELAAVAKEHATPRRTALIDGDLKEVLAASVPAGPLEVKDDPCQVILSATGLVARTAAESEESSESTRRNGRDRHDAVRALVHTTARGQVLLITNKGRAFKTDVLPLPVLPEHVGTVSLRGGMSASELADLDPGEHVIGLAPLVPKPGETLALGTRQGVVKVCAPEWPVRADVFEVIGLKEGDEVVGCTWIGGGESLAFLTSDASLLRFPASLVRAQGVKGGGMAGINLAAGASVVFFGAIGIDDPRHGAPLVVTSTGRTVKVTPFNDYPAKGRATGGVRAHRFLKGEEALAVGWIGVRPAAATATGEPIDLPEIDPRRDGSGVAGVCPDLIGHLIERD, encoded by the coding sequence ATGGCTCGCCGCAAGGATTCCAAGTCCGCCAAGGTCGACCTGTCCGCGTTCGACGCGGCCGGGGCGCGGATCATCGACAACCCGCTGACCACCGAGGTCGAGGACTCCTACCTGGAGTACGCGTTCTCGGTCATCCACTCCCGGGCCCTCCCGGACGCGCGCGACGGCCTCAAGCCGGTGCACCGCCGAATCCTGTTCTCCATGTACGAGCAGGGTTACCGGCCGGACCGCGGGCACGTGAAGTCGGCGCGCGTCGTCGGTGACGTGATGGGTAAGTACCACCCGCACGGCGACGTCGCGATCTACGACGCGATGGTGCGGCTCGCCCAGGACTTCTCGCTGAACGTGCCGTTGATCGACGGCCACGGCAACTTCGGCTCGCCGGACGACGGCCCAGCCGCCGCGCGATACACCGAGGCGCGCATGTCCGGCGAGGCGATGCTGCTGGTCGGCGAGCTCGGCGAGGGCACGGTCGACTTCGTCCCGAACTACGACGGCTCGCTGGAACAGCCCTCCGTGCTGCCCGCCGCGTTCCCGAACCTGCTGGTCAACGGCACGTCCGGGATCGCGGTCGGGATGGCGACGAACATGATCCCGCACAACCTCGGCGAGGTGGTGACCGCGGCCCGGTGGCTGATCAACCACCCGGACGCGGACCTGGACAAGCTGATGACGTTCGTCCCCGGGCCCGATCTGCCGACCGGCGGGCTGCTGCTCGGGCTGGACGAGGTGCGCAAGGCGTACGAGACCGGCCGCGGCGTGGTGCGCATGCGGGCCAAGGTGCAGATAGGGCCGCTGGAGGGCTCCCGCGGCCGGCAGGCGATCACGGTGACCGAGCTGCCGTACGGCATCGGCTCCGAGAAGGTCATCGAGAAGATCACCGACGAGGTCAACAAGACCCGCCGCCTCCAGGGCATCGCCGACGTCAAGGACCTCACCGACCGGGAGAACGGCACCCGCCTGGTCATCGAGTGCAAGGTCGGCGTCAACCCGCAGGCGCTGCTCGCCGACCTCTACCGGCTCACGCCGCTGGAGCAGTCGTTCGGCGTCAACAACCTGGTCCTGGTCGACGGCCAGCCGCAGACGCTCGGGCTGAAGGCGTTGCTCGAGGTGTTCCTCCGGCACCGCTACGAGGTGGTCACCCGGCGGACGGTGTTCCGGCGTACCAAGCGGCAGGAACGGCTGCACCTGGTCGACGGCCTGCTGATCGCGCTGCTCGACATCGACCGGGTGGTCGCGCTGATCCGGTCCAGCGACGACGCGGCGTCCGCCAAGGACGGTCTGATGGAACAGTTCGGGCTCTCCGAGATCCAGGCGTCGTACATCCTGGACACGCCGCTGCGCCGGCTCACCCGCTTCGACCGGTTGGAGCTCGAGTCCGAGCAGGAGCGGCTCAACTCGGAGATCGCCGCGCTGTCCCGGATCCTGGACGACGAGAAGGTGCTGCGGAAGGTCGTCTCGGACGAACTCGCCGCCGTCGCCAAGGAGCACGCCACGCCGCGCCGGACCGCGCTGATCGACGGCGACCTCAAGGAGGTGCTGGCCGCGTCCGTACCGGCCGGGCCGCTCGAGGTCAAGGACGACCCGTGCCAGGTCATCCTGTCCGCGACCGGGCTGGTCGCGCGCACCGCGGCCGAGTCCGAGGAATCGTCGGAGAGCACCCGCCGCAACGGCCGCGACCGGCACGACGCGGTCCGCGCGCTGGTCCACACCACGGCCCGCGGCCAGGTCCTGCTGATCACGAACAAGGGGCGCGCGTTCAAGACCGACGTCCTCCCGCTCCCGGTCCTGCCGGAACACGTCGGCACGGTCTCGCTGCGCGGCGGCATGTCCGCCAGCGAACTCGCCGACCTCGACCCGGGCGAGCACGTCATCGGCCTGGCGCCGCTGGTGCCGAAGCCGGGCGAGACGCTCGCGCTCGGGACTCGCCAGGGCGTCGTCAAGGTGTGCGCGCCGGAGTGGCCGGTCCGCGCGGACGTCTTCGAGGTCATCGGCCTCAAAGAGGGCGACGAAGTGGTCGGCTGCACGTGGATCGGCGGCGGGGAATCGCTGGCGTTCCTCACGTCGGACGCGTCGCTGCTCCGCTTCCCGGCGTCGCTGGTGCGGGCGCAGGGCGTCAAGGGCGGCGGAATGGCGGGGATAAACCTCGCGGCGGGAGCGTCGGTGGTGTTCTTCGGCGCGATCGGCATCGACGATCCGCGGCACGGGGCGCCGCTGGTGGTCACGTCGACGGGGCGGACGGTGAAGGTGACGCCGTTCAACGACTACCCGGCGAAGGGACGGGCGACCGGTGGGGTCCGGGCGCATCGGTTCCTGAAGGGGGAGGAAGCGCTGGCGGTCGGCTGGATCGGCGTGCGGCCGGCGGCGGCCACGGCTACCGGGGAGCCGATCGATCTTCCCGAGATCGACCCGCGGCGGGACGGGTCGGGTGTGGCGGGGGTGTGCCCGGATCTGATCGGGCATTTGATCGAGCGGGACTGA